The Chitinophagaceae bacterium nucleotide sequence GTACAATGACAAAAAGAAAAATGGCGTTCCTACTGGCAAACAACTAAAAACGGAGGCTTAAGTCATGGCAAAAAATGAAATCAAATACCTGACGGCCATCAAAACCGATAAGCCCAGGAAAAAGTACTGCCGTTTTAAAAAATACGGTATTCGTTACATTGACTACAAAGACGTTGAGTTCCTGAAGAAATTCATCAACGACCAGGGAAAGATTCTTCCCCGCCGTTTAACAGGTACATCACTCAAGTATCAGCGTAAATTATCAGATGCAGTTAAAAAGGCACGCCAAATGGCACTGTTGCCTTATGTAACCGATCTGTTGAAATAAACAAATTAGTAACCTTTCCCTAACTCCCGCCATCGGGAAGACAGTTGAACAACTGGGTTTCGGAAACTAAAAACAAAACAATGGACGTAATTTTAATTCAGGACGTTAACACACTTGGTGGTAAAAACGAAGTGGTGAAAGTAAAAAACGGCTATGCCCGTAACTTTTTAATTCCTCAAAAGGTAGCTGTTGAAGCTTCTCCTTCAAACCTGAAGCAATTAGCTGAGCGTTTGAAAGTGCAGAAGAAGAAAGAAGATGCAATGCTGGCCGAAATTAAATCAGTAATTGCTAAACTTACTGAAGCTCCTGTAAAGCTTACTGCTAAAACAGGAACAAGTGGTAAAATCTTCGGTAGCATTACTACAGTAATGGTTGCCCGTGCTATCCGTGAGCAAAAAGGTTATGACATAGATCGTCGCAAAATCCATATTCTGGATGAAGTGAAAGAGCTCGGAACACACAAAGCAAAAGTTGATTTTGCTAACGGTAACGAAGCTGAGATTGAACTGGAAGTAGTAGCTGAAGCTTAATTTATTTTGCACAGAAATACAAAGTCCTGCTTTTTTAAGCAGGACTTTTTTATTTTCATTCTGTTAAACCAAATATGATGAACAACAAACTTGTCCTGATTACCCTTGCTGTATTTCTGATTTTCTCCTGCTTGCCTGCCTGTAATTCTTCTAACGGAAAAAATAAAGTGTCCCAACTTGACACTATTCCTAAGGTAAAACCTGATGTTACGATGCCCGGAAATTTCAGTACACAAACAAAACTGAAGTTCGACAGTGCATCCATTCCCGCATTTTTTAAACAATATCCCAAGCTGAAAATCTATGAAAAAGATTTGCTGAAATTTTACAGTGGCAGAAATTTCACCTATGCCTGGTTTGACGAAAATGGATTGATTGAACAGGCAGGTAACCTGTTTAATAAAATTGAAAACATCCATGATGAAGGAGTTTCTTCCCAACTTTTTATGAGGCTGAACTGCATAAAATGCTG carries:
- a CDS encoding 30S ribosomal protein S18, translating into MAKNEIKYLTAIKTDKPRKKYCRFKKYGIRYIDYKDVEFLKKFINDQGKILPRRLTGTSLKYQRKLSDAVKKARQMALLPYVTDLLK
- the rplI gene encoding 50S ribosomal protein L9 yields the protein MDVILIQDVNTLGGKNEVVKVKNGYARNFLIPQKVAVEASPSNLKQLAERLKVQKKKEDAMLAEIKSVIAKLTEAPVKLTAKTGTSGKIFGSITTVMVARAIREQKGYDIDRRKIHILDEVKELGTHKAKVDFANGNEAEIELEVVAEA